The sequence below is a genomic window from Streptomyces sp. NBC_00289.
GGCCGCCTACCGGCCCACCGGGAAGGGTCGGGTCGAACGCCAGGTGTTGATCGTGCGTGATCACGTGCTGGCCGGGCGGGCGTTCTCCTCGCTCGAGGAGTTGGATGCCGCGTTCTTGGCGTGGGTGCCGCAGCGACGCGCCCGCACCCACGCCACCCACCACGAGGTCATCGGACACCGGGCCGCCCGGGATCACGCCGCCCTGAAGCCGTTGCCGTCCTCGCCCTATCTGGTGGCCGAGCGGCATCTGCGGCCGGTGGGCAAGGACTGTCTGGTCGCGTTCGGCGGGAACCTCTACTCGGTGCCCGCCCGCAAGGTCCGCCCGCGTCAGCTGGTGGAGATCAGAGCGACGAAATCCCAGGTCATGCTGCACACGACCGTCCCCGATGCCAGCGGCGAGACGTTGCTGTCCAGCCATCCGCGGGCGGTCGGCCGCGGCGTGGTTGTCAAGCAGGATGAGCACTGGGACGGCCTGCCAACCGGCAAGAACCGCCGCACTACGACGGGCGACGAGCCGCCACCACCGCAGAGCGAGTTCCCCGCGGCGGGTCGCATCGGGCCCTTGCAGGCCCTGTTGAACCGGGCCGCTGCAACCCAGATCGAGGTCGGGCGGCGGCCGCTGTCGGTCTATGACGAACTGACCGGCACCCGGCCCTTCACCACCAACTCCCCGACGAAGGAGTCGTCTTGAGCGAGCTGACCGGCAACCGCATCCGCACCACGGCCGGCAAGCTCGGCCTGCCCCACCTGGCGGAGACCATCAACGAGTACACCCGCCGAGCCGACGAGGCGAAGATGGGCTACCTCGACTTCCTCGACCTGGTCCTTTCCGAAGAGCTCGCCGTCCGCGACGACCGCCGCTTCCGCCAGGGCCTGCGACTGTCCAAGCTGCCACACCACAAGACGCTGGACGAATACGACTTCTCGTTCCAGCCCGAGCTCGACCCGCGCAAGGTCAAAGACCTCGCCAGCCTCTCCTTCGTCGACGGCAAGGCGAACGCCGCGCTGCTGGGGCCACCGGGAGTGGGCAAGACGCATATCGCTGTCGCTCTCGCTGTCGCGGCCTGCCGGGCCGGCTACTCGATCTACTTCACCAGTCTCGACGACATGGTCCGCAATCTGAAGGCTGCCGAGTCGGCCGGACGGCTGGTCAACAAACTCGGCACCTACCTGCGGCCGAGCGTCCTTGTGATCGATGAGGTGGGCTACCAGCCCCTCGAACGGGCCGAGGCGAACCTGGTCTTTCAGGTCATCTCCAAGCGTTACGAGAAGGGCTCCATCATCCTGACCTCCAACAAGACCTTCAGCGAATGGGGACAGGTGTTCGGCGACGAGGTCCTCGCCACCGCGATCCTCGACCGGCTCCTCCACCACTGCGAAGTGATCGCGATCAACGGCCCGAGCTACCGGCTCAAGAACCGCCTCCAGGCCATCGAGCGGGAGAACGAAGTGGCCTAACACCTGGGGACGTTCAAACGTACCGGCCCGGCCCGAAGCGAGAGTACGCCGACACGGTGATCAGTAGTTGCGTAGCGGTGTCGGGACCGATGCCGTAGGTGGCACGCAGGCCAGGGTTGAGTCGCGTGACCAGGACGTCCAACTCCGCGGTCAGAGCGGCGTGTTCGGTGGTCAGATTTTCAACGCGTTGTGCGAGCACGCGCAGAGAGATCAAGATCGGGTCGCTGCCGGCCCGGAGCCGGACCAGGGCGTCGATACGCCTGTCACCGCGCAGCACCTCGTACTTCGCGCGGATATTCTCGGGCGCGCTGATCAGGATGTGTCCGATCTGGTTCAGCGCTGCTGTACGGGCCTTGATCGCGGATCGTGCCGCATTGTGCAGAGCCCGGATTCCGGCAATGGCATCGCCTTGGGAGCACTGCTGGCCCGGCCGGACACGACCGCACGAGCTGCGGCGTAGGCATCAATCGGATCAGATTTCCCGATCCTGCGGCGCTCGGCCTTGTCCGGCCCGTTGACTTCGACCACGGTGACGCCGGCCTCGCGGGCCGCGCGCGTGAAGCCCGCCCCGTAGGAGGACGTGCCCTCCACCCCGACGGCAGCAACGCTGCCGTGGGCTGCGAGGAAGGCCAGAGCAGCCTTGTATCCGGCGGCCGTTGTGGGAAACTCAGCATCAGCGACCTGCCCACCGCGGTCTGTCACCACGGCGACGTGGACAGTGTCGGCATGAGAGTCCACACCGCCGATCACCACGTGCTCGATAGCTGCTGCAGTGTCCGTTCCTGTCATGCTGAAGATGCCTTCCTGACCGGAGGTGGCTCCAGCCGGGTGGGGCAGACAGGACAGTGATGGGGCCTCTGACCAGGCTCCTATGAGGTCATGATCCACCCGGCCGGGGCCTCGGGAACGGGCCCCGGCAGCCGGACAGACCAAGGCGAAGACAGTCCAGCAGGACGTCAGTAAGGGCTCAGTGTGATTTAACGTCTGCGGGTTCGGGAGTGTCGGCGGGTGGGCTGATGGTGTAGTTCCACTGGCCGTGGGTTTCGTGACGGGTCAGCGGGAGGGCCTTCATGGCCTTGTCGCTGATCTTGATGCCTGTGGGGTAGACACCGGTGTCCAGGGCCGCGGACACGGTCAGGCCGGTCTCGGTCGTCGTCGCACCGATCAGGGAAACGGCGGCCTCGTGGCTGGTCAGTGGTGTCCCGCGCCAGTTCATGGTGATTGCGGAGAACAGCCGGTGCTCTATGCGATTCCACTTCGAAGTACCCGGCGGCAGGTGCAGCACGGTGATCGACAGGCCGGTCTCGGCGGCGAGGGCAGCCAGCCCGGTCTTCCAGGCCCGTAGTCGGCTGCCGTTGGATCCGCCGCTGTCCGCGGTGATCGTCAGTGTCGTGGCCTGCGGATATGCGGCCCGGCCGACGTTGTTCCACCAGGTCCGCAGGGTGTTCACGGCGAACGCGGCGGTGTCGTGATCCATGCCGACGCTGACCCAGCCGGCGTTGGCGCCGATGTCGTAGACGCCGTAGGGGATGGCTTTGCCGGCCGGTCCGGGGAAGTCGTGGACGTTGACCTTCACCGGGTCCCCCAGGCGGTCGCCATTCCTTGCCGACGTTCTTGAAGTTCCCGATCAGTTCCTTTTTCTTGCAGTCCACGGACACGACGGGCTGTCCGGCAGCGAGGGCCGCCCTGACCTGATCGTTGAGGTAGCGGAACTGGGCGTCGCGGTCGGGGTGCTGCTTGCCCTCGACGGTTTTGGCGTTGCCCTGCAAGGAGTAGCCGGCCTCGTGCAGCAGTCGGGCCACGACGTTCTCGGTGCACCGGTGTCCCCGATTGACCAGCTCGGCAACCAGGTGCGACAGCGATTTCGTGGTCCAGCGCAGCGGGTTCATCGGATCACCACGAGTCTCCGGCTCGACCAGGGCATCCAGGTCCACGGCCAGTTGCGGGTCCAGGACCTCGGCCCGTCTGCGGCCGCCTCCCGGCCCCCGGGACCGCCCGACCGCCAGCGGCTGCGGATCGTCCAGTTCCCCGCGGCCCCGTCGGATCGTGTCCTGGGACACCCCGGTCGCCTCACAGACGATCCGTGCACCGCCGCCACCCAGCTCACGAGCCTCGTTGCCGAGCCACAACCGTCGCTGCCGCTCGGTCAGGTGATCCCGGATCGCCTCGTAGCGCCGGGCCAGGGACTCCATATCGATCGGCATAGCAGGAAACGTACGCGCCGCGCGACTGATTCATAACTTGTTTCGCTACGAGCCCTAAGTGATCGAGCCACGACCACCGGGAACCCGGATACCACTATCACTGTCGGTGATGGTGGAGATGGTCTGCTTGGAGACCTCCGCCCCGTAGACCTCGGCCAGGTGAGCGGCGATCTCCCCATGGGTGAGGCCCTTCGCCGAGAGCGACAGGACCATCTCGTCGACTCCGGTCAGCCGCCGCTGTCGCTTCCTGACGATCTGCGGCTCGAACGTGCCCGAGGTGTCACGCGGGACCTTGACCTCGACCGGCCCGACGTCGGTCAGCACGGTCTTGGCTCGGCTCCCGTTGCGGGAGTTGCCGCTGCCCCGGCCGCCGGCATCGTGCTTCTCATAGCCGAGGTGATCAGTGATCTCACCTTCCAGGGCAGATTCCAAGACCCGCTTGGTCAACTGCTGCAGCAGCCCACCCTGCCCGGTCAACTGCAGTCCCTCCGACCGGGCCCGTTCCACCAACATCGCGACCAGCTGCTCATCGGACACGGGCGCAGGCTTCCCGGACGGGACGCTCTCGACAGGTTCCACGGTCTCCAACTCCACGGCGGTGTCGGTCACTTGACGTCTCTCCCATGATCGTCGGATCCGCCGTTAGATTTACACTCCCCCGGGCGAGGAAGGTAATGACCGATGTCGGCCCGGTGGTGGTGAACGTGCCCGTGACCGGCTCGGGACCTTCCGTCCCGGACTGCTACGGCAGCTGTAGATAGCCGCTGCTGAGTTCTGATAATGGTGTGGCGTCGGCGTATGTGTGCCAATTCCGGTGGCAGAGGCGGGCGCGGTGTTGATGGCGGCGGCGCCAGATGGACCACCACAGCAGGTGGTCGGGGTCTCGTCGGGGTGGCGGAAGGATCAAGACCCGTAGCAGGCGGAGGAGTTCGTGGCTGCTGAGCGGGACGAGGTCGGCTTCGGCGGGGTCGTCGCGGGTGGTCTGGGCGGCGCGTTCGAGGGCGGCGGTGACGGCCGGGAAGGCGTAGGCGACCAGGGCGATCACGTTTCAGCGGTGCCAAGAGTTCCAGCAGGTGACCTGCCTTTGTCGAGGTGGCAGGTCTCCTTCGCGTCCTGGAAGTCGTCCTCTACCCGCCACCTGCGGCACACCAGTGACACCAGTCGCGCCAGCGTTACCGGCCCGGGGGCGAAGCAGCGGTAGTGGGACACGGTGCGGGTGTAGCGGTGCCGGCGGACCAGCAGCACGGACGTCCCGTGTCGTGATCGTGCCCGCCGGGGGTGTCGTCGGCGGTGACCTCGATCATCGCCCAGTCGTAGTCGCGTACGCCCTTCTGGCCCGCGCCGGTCCGCATCCGCTGCCAGGCCCGCTTGGGCAAGAGGGTGACGGCCTGGGCCACGCTCAGCTTCGTGGCCGGGGTGGTGACCTGGTGATTGGAGCGCACTGCCACTAGCCCAGGCCCAGCTCGCGGCAGGCGGTATGCAGTTCCCGTCCTCCGTAGACCTCATCCCCGAGGAAGAACGAGGCGGATACGCCGCCCTGCCCGATGGCGCTGCGGAGCATGTCCACCGCGAGCTGAGGCTTGGTCGCAAAGCACAGCTCGTCGGGGACACCGGTCAGCTCGCGGCGTTCCTCGTCACCGGCCCATTCCTTGGTGAAGTACAGGCGCCGGTCGATCAGGCAGTGCCCGGCGGCTGTGGCGAAGGTGAGGTGCACAGCGACTGGCACAGATCCACGCCGCCGAGGGCCTGTCCATAAATAACTTTCAGAGTTGACCTGCGAGATGGTCGTCAGTGGGACGCTGGAATGTGACTGTGCCTTCGCAAGTCCGTTTTCCCGCTGCCGAGTTGCAGTGCAGGTTCGAGCAGGTTCTGCCGCATCTCGATGAGCGCCGTCGCCGGCTTTACCTCGCCAGCGAGGCCGTCTCGCTCGGTCATGGCGGAATCACCCTGGTAGCTGCCGCCTCCCGAACCAGCACCGCCACCATCGCGCGCGGCATCGCCGAACTGGAGACGCACGTGGCGCCGACGCACCGTATCCGGGCTCCGGGAGGCGGGCGCAAGCCGTTGACGGCCACCGACACCGGTCTGCTGCCGGCTCTGGAGATGCTGATCGAGCCGCATACCCGCGGCGATCCAGTCTCCCCGCTCCGCTGGACCACACTGTCGCTGCGGAGCTTGGCCCGGGCCCTGTCCGCGCAGGGGCACCTGGTCGGCGCTACGACCGTCGGACGTCTGCTGCACGCGATGGGATATAGCCTGCAAGGCACGGCCAAATCATTGAAGGCGCACGCCATCCGGACCGCGACGCCCAGTTCGCCCAAATCAACGCCACCGCCACCGCCTTCCTTGACGACGGCGAGCCGGTGATCAGCGTTGACACCAAGGCCAAGGAGTGGATCGGCAACCGCGACCGGCCCGGCCGTGTCTGGCGCCCCGGCAAGGACCCGATCAAGGTGGACTGTCACTCCCACCTCTTCGATGACGACCAACCGGCGGCCATTCCCTATGGGGTCTATGACCTGGCCACCAACACCGGCTGGGTCAACGTCGGGATCGACCATGACACCGCCGAGTTCGCCACCGAATGCATCCGCCGCTGGTGGCACCGCCGCGGGCGAGTGGACCATCCGGATGCGGACCGGTTGCTGATCACCGCGGGACGCCGACGGCTCGAACAACCCCCGCTACTGGACCTGGAATAAGCAGTTGCACACCTTCGCCCGCGAGAGCGGACTGGAGATAACCGTGTGTCACTTTTCCGCCGGGTACTTCGAAGTGGAACAAAATCGAGCACCGAATGTTCTGCCATATCACCGCCAATTGGCGCGGTCGGCCGCTGACCAGCTACCAAGTCGTGCTCGAGACCATCGCCGCAACGACCACTGCGACCGGGCTGAGGATCGGTGCCGAACTGGACACTGGCGACTACGCCCTCGGCACCACCGTCACGACCGCCGAGTTCCACGCCCCCTGCCGATCACACCCGATGCGTTCCACGGCAACTGGAATTACGTTCTGGCCCCGGATCCCCCAAGCCCTTCCGAAGCACCGGCGACTCGTCGGCCGATCGATCCCGCTGTGACCTCGATGCTTTCCGATCCGGCGCTGACCGGCATGGCTCGCTCCGAGTTCGCACGCCTCGTGGCGATCTCGGAACCGTACTGGGACGCCCTGGCCGAGGCAGCCTTCCAGCGTCGCTTCCACTGCCCACGGGGCTACCTCCTCGCCGCCGCAAGGCCGCAAGGCCGCAAGGCCGCAACCAGCACCCTGATGGCTCAGATCCTGAGCGTCACACGCACCAACCTGTCCAACCTGTTCCAGGACGGCCACCGAATTCTCGACCTGCACCGCATCCCCGTCACGCCGATACCCGGCTCACCAGCACGCACGCTCCAGCAACTGCAAACTCGTCTAACGTCCGTGGAGAACACCCCCACAGATCAACTCTGACAGTTATTTACGGACAAGCTGTCGGTGACGTGCGCAACTGCCAGGTCATGGTGATGCTCACCTACGCCTCCCGCGCATACACACCTTCATCGACCGGCGCCTGTACCTGCTCCATGAGTGGGCCGACGACCCCGAGCGCCGCCGCGAGGCCGGTGTCCCCGACACCGTCAGGGGTCTGTCGTTCTCGCGATTGGCGGGGAATGATCAGTTGAGTCCGAGGGCGGTCGGCGGCCGGGTCATGCCCGCCCGTGACTACAGGGTCCTCATTCGACCAACCAGCCCACCGCCCACCGTCAGCCGGCGGCCCTGCCGTGGCGGGACATCCCCGTCCAGCACACCGCCTCCGGGGCAGGACACGGCAGGCGCGAGTCCCGCTCGATCAAGACCTGCGCCGTCGCGGACGAACTCGGCGGGATTGCCTTTCCCTACGCCCGCCTGGCCATCCGCGTCCACCGCCGCCGCAAGCAGACCGGCAAGCGCGAGACCCGTGAGAACGTCTACGCCGTCACCAGCCTCGACGCCCACCAGGCCGGCCCGACAGACCTGGCCGCCGCAATCCGCGGGCACTGGGGAGTGGAGAACTCCTCGCACCACATCAGAGATGTCACCTTCGCCGAGGACGCCTGCACCGTCCACGCCGGAACCGCACCACGGGCCATGGCGACCCTTCGCAACCTCGCCATCGGCGTACTGAAGACCCTCGGAGCCGACAACATCGCCAAGACCACCCGGGTGATCCGCGATGAACCCCAGCGAGCACTCCCCATCCTGGGCATCACCAACGATCCGGACACCTACGGAACTTGATCAAGCCCTGGCACCTTCACCCCACAGAGACAGGATGGAAACGGCTCAATGAGCCTCTTCAGCGGGCACTCCCCAAGGTGAATGGGTGCCCGAAGGTTGACCGCGGCACGGCCTGCAGCGATCGGCAAGCTTTGCG
It includes:
- the istB gene encoding IS21-like element helper ATPase IstB — translated: MSELTGNRIRTTAGKLGLPHLAETINEYTRRADEAKMGYLDFLDLVLSEELAVRDDRRFRQGLRLSKLPHHKTLDEYDFSFQPELDPRKVKDLASLSFVDGKANAALLGPPGVGKTHIAVALAVAACRAGYSIYFTSLDDMVRNLKAAESAGRLVNKLGTYLRPSVLVIDEVGYQPLERAEANLVFQVISKRYEKGSIILTSNKTFSEWGQVFGDEVLATAILDRLLHHCEVIAINGPSYRLKNRLQAIERENEVA
- a CDS encoding transposase, whose protein sequence is MPVAVHLTFATAAGHCLIDRRLYFTKEWAGDEERRELTGVPDELCFATKPQLAVDMLRSAIGQGGVSASFFLGDEVYGGRELHTACRELGLG
- a CDS encoding transposase gives rise to the protein MTGTDTAAAIEHVVIGGVDSHADTVHVAVVTDRGGQVADAEFPTTAAGYKAALAFLAAHGSVAAVGVEGTSSYGAGFTRAAREAGVTVVEVNGPDKAERRRIGKSDPIDAYAAARAVVSGRASSAPKAMPLPESGLCTMRHDPRSRPVQQR
- a CDS encoding ISAs1 family transposase — its product is MPVQHTASGAGHGRRESRSIKTCAVADELGGIAFPYARLAIRVHRRRKQTGKRETRENVYAVTSLDAHQAGPTDLAAAIRGHWGVENSSHHIRDVTFAEDACTVHAGTAPRAMATLRNLAIGVLKTLGADNIAKTTRVIRDEPQRALPILGITNDPDTYGT